A single region of the Triticum dicoccoides isolate Atlit2015 ecotype Zavitan chromosome 2B, WEW_v2.0, whole genome shotgun sequence genome encodes:
- the LOC119361796 gene encoding disease resistance protein RGA5-like has translation MDLATGAMGTLLPKLAELLSKEYKLQKGVKEGVRSLEEEMRSMQAVLQVVGEVPRDQLDVQVKLWAGEVRELSFKMEDVVDKFLVHVDDGSQPAGKLNKLKRLTKKMASLFTKGKDRHDIAHAITDINKQVKVIAERRARYNLDNIVIRPAAVTVNPLLQALYTEMTELVGIDGKRDQVLMKLLSNEDNVSKQKLKIVSVVGFGGLGKTTLVKAVYDKIKGDFDCRAFVSVGRKADPRKVLMDILIDLDVGGSQLTLLDETQLIKKLREYLDRKRYLVVIDDIWDAKLWTVINYAFSKGNNAGSRLITTTRIVDVSKLCCSSTNDSVYQMEPLSDDDSKRLFHKRIFSQENGCPRDFEEVSRDILKKCGGVPLAIITIASVLASDQKVNSHDEWHILLESIGRGLIEHPSIEEMLRILSFSYYDLPSHLKTCLLYLSMFPEDTRIEKDQLIWMWIAERFIQCETTTSSMFQIGETYFNEIVNRSLLQPVYDGHGIVHACRVHDSVLDLICLLSREENFVSVLNGSISSQGNVRRLSLQKITEEEHETTPLESVNMLQLRSIATFEPAISLMSRLSSFAVLRVLNLSTCALGDHNLQGLWSLVHLRYLGLSNTGLCELPEEVGKLQFLQVLDVSRNRGIERLPSSVTKLRRLMCLLYEERCNQLPDGIGNLTAMEELSCIHADSLSIVKEIGNMKRLRKFEILFEQMSLELEEAFAKSLEEMSNVQSVTIRIKNGGSKMMDLLGEKWVPPQGLRELISHGKKGCKFSRLPAWIRENPSHLSHLSNLQICVKEVQQVDVGLLGRLPALHTLALQSLRQGLLLVNADGFRCVTIFCLWSNSPGQVIFQPGALPKAVMVLLHVGLQVSKQEAAGDDGDLFDMGIGNLPSLQNVNVKFKFCPSLPRRDVKKANSALGTALRAHPNRPSYASVQDDDSDDDDEWE, from the exons ATGGATCTGGCAACGGGCGCCATGGGCACCCTGCTGCCCAAGCTGGCCGAGCTCCTCAGCAAGGAGTACAAGCTGCAGAAGGGCGTCAAGGAAGGTGTTAGATCTCTTGAGGAAGAGATGAGAagcatgcaagctgtcctccaagtgGTGGGCGAGGTGCCACGGGACCAGCTCGATGTCCAGGTCAAGCTCTGGGCAGGGGAGGTGAGGGAGCTTTCCTTCAAAATGGAAGACGTTGTTGACAAGTTCCTGGTACATGTCGATGACGGTTCTCAGCCTGCCGGCAAGTTGAACAAGCTCAAACGGCTCACCAAGAAGATGGCCAGCTTGTTCACCAAGGGGAAGGATCGCCACGATATTGCACATGCGATCACTGACATCAACAAGCAAGTCAAAGTGATTGCTGAAAGGCGTGCAAGGTACAATCTCGACAATATTGTCATCAGGCCTGCAGCCGTTACAGTCAATCCTCTCCTTCAGGCTCTGTACACGGAAATGACAGAGCTCGTTGGCATTGATGGGAAAAGGGACCAAGTGCTAATGAAGTTGCTCTCAAACGAGGACAATGTGTCCAAGCAAAAGTTGAAGATTGTCTCTGTTGTTGGATTTGGAGGATTGGGCAAGACTACTCTTGTCAAAGCagtttatgacaagatcaaggggGATTTCGATTGCAGGGCTTTTGTTTCTGTCGGGCGAAAGGCTGACCCAAGAAAAGTTTTGATGGACATCCTTATTGATCTTGATGTGGGAGGAAGTCAACTCACACTGTTGGATGAAACACAGCTCATCAAGAAACTCCGAGAATATCTCGACAGAAAAAG GTACCTCGTTGTAATTGATGATATATGGGATGCAAAATTATGGACAGTCATCAACTACGCATTCTCCAAGGGTAACAATGCTGGTAGTCGGCTAATCACGACAACTCGTATAGTGGATGTATCTAAATTATGTTGCTCATCTACTAATGATTCAGTTTATCAAATGGAACCTCTTAGTGATGACGATTCCAAAAGGCTCTTCCATAAACGGATATTTTCTCAAGAGAATGGATGTCCTCGTGATTTTGAAGAAGTATCTAGAGATATATTGAAGAAATGTGGTGGTGTGCCATTAGCCATCATTACAATAGCTAGTGTTTTGGCTAGTGATCAGAAAGTAAATTCACATGATGAGTGGCATATTTTGCTAGAGTCTATTGGGCGTGGACTTATCGAACACCCCAGTATAGAGGAGATGTTGAGGATACTATCGTTCAGCTATTATGACCTGCCTAGTCATCTCAAGACATGCTTATTATATCTAAGCATGTTTCCAGAAGATACTAGGATCGAGAAAGATCAGTTGATATGGATGTGGATTGCCGAAAGGTTCATCCAATGTGAAACAACaacatctagtatgtttcagattggAGAAACTTACTTTAATGAGATTGTGAATAGAAGCCTTCTCCAGCCGGTATACGATGGTCATGGCATTGTACATGCCTGCCGTGTACACGATAGTGTGTTGGATCTAATTTGTCTTTTGTCAAGGGAAGAGAACTTTGTCAGTGTATTGAATGGTAGCATTTCATCTCAGGGCAATGTCCGCCGGCTGTCCCTCCAGAAGATTACCGAAGAAGAACATGAAACCACACCGCTCGAATCTGTGAATATGCTACAACTGAGGTCCATTGCAACATTTGAACCTGCTATTAGTCTAATGTCTCGCCTCTCAAGCTTTGCTGTTTTACGTGTACTGAATTTGAGTACATGTGCACTTGGTGATCATAATCTTCAGGGGTTATGGAGTTTAGTTCACCTGAGGTACCTAGGCCTATCCAATACAGGACTTTGTGAGCTCCCGGAAGAGGTTGGAAAGTTGCAGTTTTTACAGGTGTTGGATGTGAGTCGAAACCGTGGTATAGAACGACTGCCATCGAGTGTTACTAAACTGAGAAGATTGATGTGCCTACTTTATGAGGAAAGATGCAATCAGCTTCCAGATGGTATTGGAAACCTGACAGCAATGGAAGAGTTGAGTTGTATCCATGCTGACTCTCTAAGCATTGTGAAAGAGATAGGCAACATGAAAAGATTGAGGAAGTTTGAAATTTTGTTTGAGCAAATGAGCTTGGAGTTGGAGGAAGCTTTTGCGAAATCACTAGAGGAAATGTCCAACGTCCAAAGTGTAACCATTCGTATAAAAAATGGTGGATCTAAGATGATGGATCTCTTGGGGGAAAAGTGGGTTCCCCCTCAAGGTCTCCGGGAATTGATATCACATGGTAAAAAAGGATGTAAATTCTCTAGGCTGCCAGCATGGATAAGAGAGAACCCCTCGCACCTTTCACATCTCTCAAACTTACAAATTTGTGTGAAGGAGGTGCAACAGGTGGATGTGGGACTGCTTGGAAGATTGCCGGCTCTTCATACTCTTGCATTGCAGAGCCTTCGCCAAGGGCTGCTACTTGTCAATGCTGATGGGTTCCGTTGTGTAACAATATTCTGCTTGTGGTCCAATTCGCCGGGCCAAGTCATATTCCAGCCAGGAGCATTGCCCAAGGCGGTAATGGTTCTGCTCCATGTCGGTCTACAGGTTTCAAAACAGGAAGCAGCTGGCGACGATGGTGATTTGTTTGACATGGGTATCGGGAACCTTCCGTCCCTTCAGAATGTCAATGTCAAATTCAAATTCTGCCCTTCGCTGCCACGACGGGACGTCAAGAAAGCGAATTCTGCACTGGGGACTGCACTCCGTGCCCATCCTAACAGACCCTCTTACGCCTCCGTACAAG ATGACGACAGTGACGACGACGATGAGTGGGAGTGA
- the LOC119366856 gene encoding 1-aminocyclopropane-1-carboxylate oxidase homolog 1-like, with protein sequence MSTASSGSSPAAYDRTAELHALDATYAGVRGLVASGVTHVPRIFRVPDQHHESRQDATVPAGQEPAAIPIIDLGCGDHEAVVAAVRRAAAEWGFFKVTGHGVPEDTMAMAMDAVRAFHEADGGEGSDKARLYSRELARAVKYHCNFDLYQSPVANWRDTLYLRMAPTPPDAGDLPDNCRNALFDYAHQVKSLGNTLFELLSEALGLKPSHLTDIECNQGQVLLCHYYPPCPQPELAIGTSRHSDGGFLTILLQDEIGGLQIFIEDQWVDVAPTPGAFIVNIGDLLQLISNDGFRSVEHRVLAKNIAPRVSIAYFFGTHTDPTSTRIYGPIKELLSDKNLPLYRETLAGDYIKHYYSIGLDAKTALSHYRL encoded by the exons ATGTCGACCGCCTCCTCTGGGTCCTCTCCCGCTGCCTATGACCGCACGGCTGAGCTCCACGCGCTGGACGCCACCTATGCCGGCGTGCGTGGCCTCGTCGCCTCCGGCGTCACCCACGTCCCGCGCATCTTTCGCGTCCCCGATCAGCACCATGAATCACGGCAGGACGCCACCGTCCCCGCCGGCCAAGAACCGGCAGCCATCCCGATAATTGACCTCGGGTGCGGTGACCACGAGGCCGTGGTGGCTGCCGTCCGGCGGGCCGCCGCGGAGTGGGGGTTCTTCAAGGTGACCGGCCACGGCGTGCCGGAGGACACGATGGCCATGGCGATGGACGCTGTGCGGGCATTCCACGAGGCCGATGGTGGCGAGGGCAGCGACAAGGCGCGGCTCTACTCGCGTGAGCTGGCGAGGGCGGTCAAGTATCACTGCAATTTCGACCTGTATCAGTCGCCCGTGGCCAActggcgcgacacgctctaccttcGCATGGCGCCCACCCCGCCTGATGCCGGTGATCTGCCGGACAACTGCCG CAATGCGCTGTTTGACTATGCCCACCAAGTGAAGAGTTTGGGGAACACCTTGTTCGAGCTGCTCTCGGAAGCTCTTGGGCTCAAACCGAGCCACCTGACAGATATAGAGTGCAACCAAGGACAAGTCTTACTATGTCATTATTACCCTCCTTGCCCACAGCCTGAACTCGCCATCGGGACAAGCCGACATTCAGATGGTGGCTTCCTGACCATACTTCTCCAAGACGAAATCGGCGGCCTTCAGATCTTCATCGAGGATCAGTGGGTAGACGTCGCGCCAACGCCCGGGGCTTTCATTGTTAACATCGGTGATCTCTTACAG TTGATCTCCAATGATGGATTTAGGAGCGTGGAACATAGGGTATTGGCAAAAAACATCGCTCCACGGGTCTCGATCGCGTACTTCTTCGGCACACATACCGATCCGACCTCGACGAGGATTTACGGTCCAATTAAGGAGTTGTTGTCTGACAAGAACCTACCGTTATATAGGGAAACCCTCGCTGGTGATTATATCAAACATTACTACTCCATTGGGTTAGATGCGAAAACTGCTCTTTCTCATTACCGATTATGA